The following nucleotide sequence is from Deltaproteobacteria bacterium.
AGCGACAGGCGAATTTCATGATTTTATAATCAAGTACTGATTTCCTCTATTTTATCGTTACATCAATCCGCTTTTGAAGCACTTTTACAGGATTTTCTTTTCCGCCCACTTTATCAAGATGATTCAAGGTAATGTCGATTTTATAGTTACCCTTACCGGGCGCCGGAAGGGCCATATAGAGGAGTATTTCACCATCCGGTGAAATGGGACTCTCTCCTCCCTGCCCGATAATCCTCCGGGCAGAATAGGCGGTATTTCCCATCTCACCGATGAGATCGACTTTTACAAGCAATGCCGCCTCGATGGCCCCTGTGGGCAGGTTGTGGCCGGCGCCCCTGTTGGCGATCATCAGCGAGAGGGTAATATCTTCCACACTGACAATAACATTTTCAGAAAGTGTAAGGGCCTTTCGCAGTTTGTCGATCCTTAAGGCAGGATTGATCTTGTCGGGGGTAAGCGCGGCAAGGCCTTCTTTTGTGTGATAATATCCCTTTTTCTCAGGCAGAGATTGATCCTCGGAATAGGTATGGCAATCGATACATGCTGTTTTTTGAGAAGCAAACCTGCTCCACCGCCACTCTTCAAAAGTGTTTACATGGCAACGTCCGCATAGCTGAAAAGCCGTATCCTCAAAAGAGGCGCCTATCCTGGATATGGTTAGCTTCGTACGGGGCTCGGCAGCAACATGGCAGCGGGAACAATCGCCCTTGCCCAGCTTATGCCCGCGTTTCTTCGCTACATCAGAAGCCGACATGGGGCTTGCATGAACGGGGTCATAATCTTCCCGCTTTATCGCTTCATTATATGGCCTGTAGGCGATTTTCCAGTTTTTGTAAATAGTATAATGACAATGGCGGCAGGCGTCGTCAGGAGGGCTGTGCGCCTCCTGCCATTTGGCTATCCTTGTGCAGGAAAGAAAAATCAGTGTTAACGTGATAAACAGCAGCGTTGTTAAAGAGAGTTTTTTCACCATTATTTTCTTCCCTTCCCCTTGAGAGAGAGCAGCTTTTCATAAGCCTCCCGTTTTGAAATGGTAAATACTTCCGACATAATGGCTGCAGCCTCTTTAAGGTGCAGTTCCTTTTTCATAATCTTTTCCATAAAAGCGTTCATATCCTGAGGCTCTGCCTTTTCCCGGGGTTCTTCATTATAACCGGAAAGGACGAGCGCCATTTCACCTTTGGCGGTTTGTTTTTCGAATAATCTAATTATATCAGAAATCTTCCCCCTGACGACTTCTTCGTGTAATTTGGTGAGTTCCCTGGCAAGGGCTGCCTCCCTGTCACCGAGGCAGGCAAGAATGTCTTCCAGGGTTCTCTTGATTCTCCGGGGAGATTCGTATAAAACGATGGTTCTCTCTTCTCTCTCAAGCGCTTTTAGCCTTTTTTTTCTTTCACTCCCTTTTGGCGGCAAAAAACCTTCAAAAACAAAGCGGGCAGAGGGAATGCCTGATATAGTTATGGCTGAAACAAGGGCAGACGGTCCCGGTATGGTAACCACCTCATGCCCTTGGCGGACAGCTTTGTTAACGAGCTGAAAACCGGGGTCCGAGATGCCGGGGGTGCCTGCGTCGGAAATGAGCGCTACCTTTTTGCCTTCTCTCAACTCATCTAAAAGAAGCGCTGCTTTTTTATCTTCTTTGGCGGCAAAGTAGCTGACGAGCTTTGTTTTAATGCCGTAACGGGTAAATAATTTTCTCGAATGTCTCGTATCTTCAGCAGCAACAAGGTCTGCTTGAGCAAGAATATCGAGCGCCCGCAGGGTAATATCCTTTAAATTACCTATGGGCGTGGAAACAATATAAAGGGTCCCCTTAAACGCTTCATCAGCTTTGCTCATCAAGCCCCCTGTACCTGTTTACAATCGGCATACGCCTGTCCCGCCCGAAAGCCCGGGGCGTAATTTTTATGCCCGGCGCGGCCTGACGCCTTTTATACTCGTTATTATCGACGAGGCGGATCACTTTTTTCACGACAGCTTCATGAAAGCCGTCTGCAACGATTTCATCGCAGGACATGTGATTTTCCACATATCTTTGCAGAATGGCATCGAGTGTATCATAGTCAGGCAAACTGTCCCGGTCCAGCTGGCCGGGCCGGAGTTCCGCAGAAGGAGGCTTGGTGATACTGTTTTCAGGGATCAGTTCCCGGCCCGCCTTCTCATTAATGTATCGCGACAATCTGTAAACCAGTGTCTTGGGAACGTCTTTGAGTATGCTGAAGCCCCCGGCCATATCACCGTAAAGGGTGGCATATCCCACACTCACCTCGCTTTTGTTTCCTGTTGTAAGGACCATTTTCCCAAATTTGTTCGACAGGGACATGAGCAGGTTGCCCCTGATCCTGGCCTGGATATTTTCTTCCGTTACATCTTCGGAAAGACCCTCAAACACCCTTTCAAGTGATGATTTGAAAGTCTCAAAAAGCGGCCCAATGGCTATGGTGTGAAATTCGATGCCCAGGTTCCCGGCGAGGGCCTGGGCATCATCAATGCTTCCCTGTGAAGAATAGGGTGACGGCATGGCAACACCGGTAACCCTGTCAGCCCCTATGGCCTTAACGGCAATGGCTGCCGTGAGGGCCGAATCGATACCGCCGCTAAGCCCGATAATGACGCCTTTAAACCCGTTTTTTCTTACATAATCGCTTACACCCAAAACAAGGGCGCCATATATTTCATCCACTTCTTCCTTCCCGGAGGCAAGATAACCTTTTTCTGCAATGCGGTTATCCTCAATTTCTCCTTCAAGGGGAATAATTTCCTGCCTTGAAAACGATGTGGGCGTACTTTCCACAAGCACATCGGCAATAAGAAGCGTTTCCTCAAAATGTGGCGCCCTGGCAATAAGCTTTCCCTTTTCATCCATAATGAGACTGCCGCCGTCAAAAACAAGCTCATCCTGCCCCCCCACAAGGTTTGTATAAGCGATCATCACTCCGCTTTCCCGGACTCTTTCAGAGAGAATCCTTTCTCTCTCTTTTTGTTTTCCTGCATGAAAGGGAGAGGCATTAAGATTTAGAATAAGCT
It contains:
- a CDS encoding multiheme c-type cytochrome, translated to MVKKLSLTTLLFITLTLIFLSCTRIAKWQEAHSPPDDACRHCHYTIYKNWKIAYRPYNEAIKREDYDPVHASPMSASDVAKKRGHKLGKGDCSRCHVAAEPRTKLTISRIGASFEDTAFQLCGRCHVNTFEEWRWSRFASQKTACIDCHTYSEDQSLPEKKGYYHTKEGLAALTPDKINPALRIDKLRKALTLSENVIVSVEDITLSLMIANRGAGHNLPTGAIEAALLVKVDLIGEMGNTAYSARRIIGQGGESPISPDGEILLYMALPAPGKGNYKIDITLNHLDKVGGKENPVKVLQKRIDVTIK
- the rsmI gene encoding 16S rRNA (cytidine(1402)-2'-O)-methyltransferase, whose amino-acid sequence is MSKADEAFKGTLYIVSTPIGNLKDITLRALDILAQADLVAAEDTRHSRKLFTRYGIKTKLVSYFAAKEDKKAALLLDELREGKKVALISDAGTPGISDPGFQLVNKAVRQGHEVVTIPGPSALVSAITISGIPSARFVFEGFLPPKGSERKKRLKALEREERTIVLYESPRRIKRTLEDILACLGDREAALARELTKLHEEVVRGKISDIIRLFEKQTAKGEMALVLSGYNEEPREKAEPQDMNAFMEKIMKKELHLKEAAAIMSEVFTISKREAYEKLLSLKGKGRK
- a CDS encoding NAD+ synthase; amino-acid sequence: MKTLRLALGQLNCTVGDIDGNSEKIIRFIDRSREKGAHIVVFPEMTITGYPPEDLLFKKRFIKDNLSALEMIASKCHGITAVMGFADRKGEDLYNAAALINNCAVKGIYHKIILPNYGVFDEKRYFRGGEKCPVFELDGLRFGVNICEDIWHSSGPAMRLAREGGAKLILNLNASPFHAGKQKERERILSERVRESGVMIAYTNLVGGQDELVFDGGSLIMDEKGKLIARAPHFEETLLIADVLVESTPTSFSRQEIIPLEGEIEDNRIAEKGYLASGKEEVDEIYGALVLGVSDYVRKNGFKGVIIGLSGGIDSALTAAIAVKAIGADRVTGVAMPSPYSSQGSIDDAQALAGNLGIEFHTIAIGPLFETFKSSLERVFEGLSEDVTEENIQARIRGNLLMSLSNKFGKMVLTTGNKSEVSVGYATLYGDMAGGFSILKDVPKTLVYRLSRYINEKAGRELIPENSITKPPSAELRPGQLDRDSLPDYDTLDAILQRYVENHMSCDEIVADGFHEAVVKKVIRLVDNNEYKRRQAAPGIKITPRAFGRDRRMPIVNRYRGLDEQS